The nucleotide window GCCTTCTCGGGCGGTCGGGCGTGTCGGGTCGGCCGTCTCATGGAAGGACTTGGCCTCCTCGACACACGCGAGATCCAATGCAGGAGGGGCCCTTGACGTTCCCCACCTCGCTCCATGCGGGCTGCCCTCGCGGCTGGACACGGCGCGCCGTGCTGCGCACCGTCGGTCTCGGCACCGTGGGGCTGGCGATGCCGGCCTGCCGGTCGACCGGGGCCCGCGCGCCGATTCCCATCGCCGTGCAGCTCTACTCGGTGCGTGAGGCGTGCCGCGCCGACTTCGACGCGGCCCTGGCGCAGGTTGCGGCGATGGGGTTTTCCGGCGTGGAGTTCGCCGGCTACTACCACTACGCGGACAGGCCGGCCGACCTGCGCCGGCGGCTCGACGAGCTCAACCTCGAAGCGGCCGGGACGCACGTGCGGACCAGCGCCTTCGCCGACGACGCCATCGCGCGCACGATTGACTTCCATCAGGCCATCGGCTGCCGGTTCCTCATCGTGCCCAGTGACCCGGCGTTCACCGATCCCGAGCAGAGCCGGGCGCTGGCCGAGACGTTCAACACGACGGCCCAGCGGTTGAAGCCGTTCGGCATGGCGTGCGGGTTCCACAACCACAAGGGCGAGTTCGCCATCGACGGGGGCAAGACCTGGTGGGACCTGTTCGCCGAACGCACGACGCCCGACGTCATCCTGCAGCAGGACTGCGGCTGGACGACGCTGGCGGGTCTCGATCCGGTCGACCTCATCGAACGGCACCCGGGCCGGACGAAGTCGACCCACTTCAAGCCGGTGGTCCTCCCCGAGCACGGGCGGACGCGCAAGGCGCTGCTCGGCGAGGACTCGGTCGACTGGGCCGCCGTCTACAAGGCGTGCGTCGCGGCTGGCGGCACCGAGTGGATCGTCGTCGAGCAGGAGGAGTACCCGGACGGCCGCTCGCCGATGGACTGCACGCGGCAGTCGCTCGCGGGCCTGAGGACGATCGTCGAGGCCGCCAGCCGCCGGTCGTGAGGGGCC belongs to Acidobacteriota bacterium and includes:
- a CDS encoding TIM barrel protein, which gives rise to MTFPTSLHAGCPRGWTRRAVLRTVGLGTVGLAMPACRSTGARAPIPIAVQLYSVREACRADFDAALAQVAAMGFSGVEFAGYYHYADRPADLRRRLDELNLEAAGTHVRTSAFADDAIARTIDFHQAIGCRFLIVPSDPAFTDPEQSRALAETFNTTAQRLKPFGMACGFHNHKGEFAIDGGKTWWDLFAERTTPDVILQQDCGWTTLAGLDPVDLIERHPGRTKSTHFKPVVLPEHGRTRKALLGEDSVDWAAVYKACVAAGGTEWIVVEQEEYPDGRSPMDCTRQSLAGLRTIVEAASRRS